The candidate division WOR-3 bacterium region TCTCTTTTCATAATAATCTGGCTCTGAAAAAATTTGAAAGAACTCTTTTAATTCAAAATCATCTCTTTCTCTCTCCACTCCTTTAACTCTTTTTTCCCTTTTTTCAAGTAAAAAATTATTCTCTATCTCATGATTTAAATATTCTCTTAATTCAAGAAGATTCAAAGAGCATACTTTTGCTATCTGTAATAATCTCGGGATAAGAATGGGTTTTAATCTTAAATCCTGCCTTAATTTAATTTCTTCCTTCATAGTTTAAATTTTTCCCCAAGATAAACCTTTCTAACAGTTTCATTATTCACAAGTTCTTCAGATTTTCCGGAAATTAAAACCTTACCTTCATATATTATGTAAGCTCTATCGGTAATTTCAAGTGTCTCCCTAACATTATGGTCAGTTATTAAAACTCCTATATCCTCATTTTTTAAAGATAAAATAATAGTTTGTATCTCTTCTCTTGTTTTTGGATCTATCCCTGTAAATGGCTCATCAAGTAATAAAAACTTAGGCTGAAGAACAAGAGATCTTGCCACCTCAAGACGCCTCCTCTCACCTCCTGAAAGCATATAGGCTTTGGAATCCTTCAAATGAAAAATTCCCATCTTTTTTAAAACTTCTTCTGTTTTTTCTTTAGCAACACTATTTTTATATCCCCTCATCTGAAGAATTCCATAAACATTATCAAAAACACTTAATTTTCTAAAAACTGAAGGTTCCTGTGGCAAATAGATAATACCCATTCTTGCTCTTTTATACATCGGTAAATCCGTTATATCAATATCACCAATAAAAACTCTACCCTCATTTGGTTTTATAACACCTGAGATCATATAAAAAGTTGTTGTTTTTCCAGCACCATTAGGACCAAGAAGTCCTACAATTTCGCCTTTTTTTAATTCAATAGAAATATTATTTACAACTCTTCTTCTTTTATAAATTTTTACAAGCCCCTCTGTTTTCAAAATCATCTTTTTATCTCCCCTTCAATTTTTTTTCCTCCTGAAACCTTTTCCACCCTTAAAGAATCATCAAGAGAAATGTCAAGAAAATCAGAATAAAGATAAAGGGTATCCTTTTTTTCTGAAACAGTCTTTAGAAAACTTTTATCCTTTGAAAGAATCCTTTTTAATCTTTTATTTTCAAGAAATACCTCAATATTTTTACCCTCTAATTTACTATCTCTTGCAAAAAGCTCTGGTTTTTTTCCTTTAAGTTTAATAATATCACTTTCCCATAACAGTGTGTCACAAAATCCATTAAAATCTTTGGAAATAATATTCACATTTTCTGTGATTAAAAAAGTTTTATTTAAAATTAAAAGTCTTTTACCCTTTATATCAACTGTGTCCTTTTTCTCAAAAATTTTAATACCTATAAGAGAATCAATTTTTCCCTTTTTTTTATTAATTAAATAAACCATTTTAAATCCTTCTATTTCAATATTTCTTATTTTGTCTTTTATTGAAACTTTTTTATCAGCAAAAGCAGAATCTTTTAAGTCACTGTAAAAAACTTTATCTGTTTTTATCATATATGTATCACTTTCTATCTTTACATTTTTTTCAAAAATTGCAAAAGAATTTATAAAATTATAAAAAACCTTATCTGAAAAAATATTCAATTTTCTGGATTCAACTTTAATATTCTTATAAAGATAGGCAGAATCAAGATTCTCACTTTCAAAAAGTAAGGCAGAATCAGCTTTAATTTCAAAATTTTCACCCTTAAGAGTACAATTACCCTTTGCATTTATAATCCTTCCCTTTTCATAAACTTCAACCCATACTTCACTTGCACTGTAATTTATTTCTGAAAAAAGTATATATAAAAAAATTATCATTTTGAAATTCCTTCAACTTTACCAAATATCTTTATTTTTTTGAAGGGCTTTTTACTCTCAAAACCTTTTCCTCTTATATATTTTCCCTTCTGAAATAACTTACATTCAGTATCACTCTTTATAATACCCTCATTAAAATCATACAGTAAATAAGAAGTCCAGAGGGTATCACCCTCATAATTAAAGAGTTTAACATTACCCTTTAATTCCACATTTCCTTTTTCTGAATAATTTCCAGAATCTGCCTTAATGTATACGTTTTTAATCCCTTTATCATAAATAATGATATCAAGTTTTTTAGCTTTTAAAATTTTTTCCTTTGAGACAATATCTTCTGAAAAAAGTTCAAATAATTTATCCTTTTCCTTATATTCAATAATTTTAACTTTTTTAATCTCTTCAAGGTCTTCATCTATTTTAATTTCTTCCTTTTTATTCTCCTCTGAACAGGAAAAAAATAATATAAAAAAAATCATCAAAATCTTTGATGTATCCATACCCATTGCCATGGTTTTCTTCTTATCCATTTTTCAAATTTATTATAAATATTCTGTAAATCATATTTTAAATTATAACTCAAAGTAAAATCTTCAATATAAATAATTTCCTTTCCTTTTTCAATTTCACATCTCATCAAAATAACTTCAGGATTAATTTTATAAGCAATTTCAAGTGGACCCGAAGGTGCTTCAACTTTTTTTCCAAAAAAATCAACCTTTATTCTTTTAGAACCCTGCTTTTGATCCATAAGAATCCCAACAGCATAACCTTTCTTTAGTTTTTTAACAAGACTAAAAGTATTTTCAGGATGAACTATCTCTGTTCCATAATTTTTTCTTATGCTGTTTATAAAATTATCAATAAAGTCAGTATATACTTTTGATGCAAGAACACACACAGGAATCTTTTTTAAAGAAAAGTAAGCTGGGATTATTTCCCAGAAACCCATATGAAGTGTAAGACCAAGCACTCCTCTTTTCTTTTCTATTTTGTTCTTAAGAATATCAAAATTAATAACCTCTGTATTTTTTAAAATAAAATCTTCATTTTTATTCTTCATTTTAATGAATTTTAAAAGACCATAAGTCATGAAACAAAAATTCTTCCATAAAATTTTCTTTTTGAATTTTGCTATCTCAAGATTTTTAATTCCTATTTTTCTAAATCTTGAAAGAAAAAAATAAAAAAATAAAGATAAAAATTTATGAAATTTTAAAGGATAATAAAAAAAAAATTTTTGTTAAGGTTATAATTAAAAGTGAAATTAAAAATCTTTTAAATCTTTTATAAACTTTTCTCAAATTACATTAGCTTTCATAAGATCATGTAAATGAATAACTCCTATTGGTTTATTTGCTTCATCCACAACTATAAGAGCTGTTATCTTATACTCCTCCATCTTTTTTGCTGCTGTATACGCAAGAGCATCAGGACTTATAATTTTGGGGTTTGTTGTCATAACTTCGTATGCCTTATAGCTAAAAATTTTTTCCCAGCTCTTCTCAAGCAATCTTCTTAAATCACCATCAGTTATAACTCCAATTACTTTTCCATCATCATCCACAACACTTGTAATACCCCTCTTTTGTGTCATTTCAATTATCACATCCTTCATAGGTGAATCCTTGTAAACAATAGGAACATCTTTACCTTTCACCATCATATCCCTTACCTTTAGCCAGAATCTTTTTCCAATAACTCCTCCAGGATGAAGAGCAGCAAAATCTTCAGCTTTAAACTTTTTCTGTTCCATAATTACAATTGCAAGAGCATCTCCTACTGCAAGAAAAACTGTGGTACTAACAGTTGGAGCAAGGTCATAGGGACAGGCTTCTTTTTCTATTGGAATATAAAGCAATATATCGGCAGCCTTTGCAAGTTCGGAATCCTTATTTGCAGTCATTGCGATTAAAGGAATGTTCTTTCTTTTAAAGAAAGGAAGAAGTATCTGAAGTTCATCAGTTTGACCACTTTTGGAAATAAAAAAAGCAGTATCATCTTTAGAGACAACTCCTAAATCTCCATGAAGAGACTCTGAAGGATGTAAATAAAGAGCTGGTGTACCGGTGGATGTAAAAGTAGCTGCTATTTTTTTGCCGACAATTCCTGATTTTCCCAAACCAGAAACTATTAATTTACCCTTTGTATTAAGTATGAGTTCAACTGCCTTTACAAACTCTTCACCTATAAGATTAACAATTTTTTCAATTCCTTTTGCTTCAAGTTTTAAAACTTCCCTTGCTCTTGAAATAATATTGTGTTTTTCAACCATTTTTACCTCCGGAAAGGAAAATATTTTAAAATTTTATATGAAGGACCTTCTCTTTTCAAAATACTCTCGTATAATGAGAAACCTTCAATATCCAGCTTAAGCTCAAGGGGTTTTAAATCAGGTAAACTTTCAAACTCTCTCAATCTTGCAAGTGTAATATGGGGATGATATTTTCTTCTTTCTCTTTCAAAATTTAGATGTGCAAGTTTGTTATCTAGCAACTCAAAAACCCTCTCAATTTTCTCTACTTCCTTCACAGAAAGAAAAAAAACTCTTGCTTTTTTTATGTCAGGAAAACCTCCAAATTCATAAGTATAAAGAGAGAAAATATTAAAAGTAGATGCTACTTCTTCACCAACTTTTTCAAGTTTTTCTATTAAATCTTCACTAACATTTCCTAAAAATTTTAATGTTATGTGGTAGTTTTCTTTTTGAACCCATTTATAATTTTTTTTTAAAAGTTTATTTTTATTGAGATATTCAAAAATTTTTTCCTTAATTTCCTCTTTAAGGGGAATTCCGAAAAAAAGCCTCAATTTATTCAAAATTCTTCCTCTTCCTCTTCCTCATCGTATTCAAAAAATTCTTCCTCTTCTTCTTCCTCTTCATCTTCAAGAATTGTATCCTCAAAATCAGAATCCTCTATGTATTCATCCTCTTCAGAAAACTCATGACCACATTCAAGACAGTAAAAGTACCCTTTTTCAATTTCTTCCACCTTCATTGACCCGCATTCAGGACAAATCATATTTTCTCCTCCTTTTATACAAAAAGGGGGTTGAACCCATTTTTTAAAAGATTAATTTTACCTTTTAAAAATGAAAAGTGCAAGTAAAAGCACTACTAAAAATGTAAATAGCAAATTAAGAAAAATTCCTATATAATGAAATTTGGAACCAAACTTGAAAACTATTTCATGCTCACCTTCAGGAACTAAAAGACCTATAAAGCCGTAATTGAGAGGGAAAACTTCCTTTTTCTCTCCATCAATGTAAGCATTCCATCCCTTATGATAATTCATAGAAAAGATAAGTATAGAATTTTTACTTATATTTATTTTAATCCTGTATAAATCAGGCTTTTTTTCAATAATTTCTAAGCTTTTTAAAAAAACAGGGGTACTTTCAAAATCTCTGTAATTCTTTGGTAAAAAATTTTTTTCAATTACTGCGAAAGAATCAGCATAATTTTTTTCAATTATAAGAGAAAGTGCTTCCTCAGGTGAATTAGCAACATAAAATTTATTTCTTAAATAAAATCTTCCAAAATCTTTTTTATTTTCAAAAATATAGTATTTCTTACCTTTAAAAATAAGTTCCATATCCTTTGTATAATCCAACAAAAACTTAACTATACTTTTCTCCCTGCCCCTTAAAATTGTTGTATCCATTGGGAAAATTGGCAATATTATATATTTTATATTAATTAAATTCAAAAGATTTCTGTTTTTAATCAAATTCTGTGGATTAAACATAACCGACTCACCTGCACCTATAAAATCCTGATACCTTTTAAGGGGGTTACCCACATATCCTCCTGCATCCTCAATCCCATAAATTGTTAAAATACCATCATTATCATGTTCATAAAAGTTAGGTAAATAAAAAACTCTGAAAAAGCCTTTATCTTTTTCTAAAAAATTTATAACTTCATCCTTCTGTATATATTCTTTAAGTTCCGTTGATTTTAAAAATTTCGGTCTCAAAAATATAAAAACCTCAAAAAAAGTAATAAGGGGGAAAATAAGAAATAACACTTCTTTTTCCAGATTGATTTTTATAACATAAAAGATAATATAAACAAAAATAAGTTCGAAAATTAGAATGTAAATGTTTCTAACAAACAAGCTCATTGCTTTATCAAAGGCAAATAATTTTTGATTTATTTCTCCTCTTTCTAATGGGTAATTGTTTATAATATCTCTAAATAGGTTTCTAAGAGAAGAGAAAAAAACAAGAAAAAGAATAAATAAAATTAAAAAAATCAAAAAAAAGTATTTTACTCTTTTATCATTGAAATTTTCACTTAAATAAGAAAGTCCTATTGCTGAAAGGGTTACAAGGCAAAAGGTGGTTAAAAAAAATATGTTTGATGGTCCCCTGAATTTACTGATACCTGGAACAATATAATAAAAAATTTTATGGGTGATAAAGTAATTTCCCCAGGAAAAGGTTAAAGTGATAAGGAAGATTACAAAGAAAAAAATTAAATTTTTTTTATCCTTTGAAAAAAAAGCAAATATAAAAAGCATAAAGGGGAAAAGCCCTATATAATAGTGGTTAAGTCTAAAGAAATTTGGACCCCAGTAAGTTTCAAGGAAACCTGTAAAATTTATAAAAATTATATCAAAGGTTTCAAGGGGGAAAAGTGGCCAGCTCGCAGCATACTCATAACCTCTTCCGGCTCCCCTTGCCAGTGCTTTTAGATTTTGTATAACAGGTAAAATATAAGGTGAATAAAGTAAAATTGTGAAAATAATACCGATTAAAGCATAAAAGGTGAGTTTTAATTTATCTATTAATTTTAATTTCCTTGTGAATAAGAGAAAAAAGAAAAATGGGATATAAAGGAAAAAGGAAAAATAAGTAAATTGGAATTGACCACCAAGAAACTGCCATCCTGCAAAATAACCTGCTAAAATAAAAAATAAAAGTCTTTTTCTTTCAACACCAAGTAAAAGAAAATACATAACAAGGGGCAAAAGAGAAGAACTTACAAGCCTATTTAAATGCCCTGCTGATGTGTTTGTTATCAAAATACCTGAAAAAGAGTAAAAGACTCCTGCAATGAAAGCAAATAGCGATTTTATTTTTAATTCCTTTAGAAAAAGATATGTTCCAAAACCTGCTAAAACTGTATAAAAGAAGAAACTGAAATTAAAATGGATATGAGTTGGCAAAAAAAATCTTAGTAATCCTGTAGGTGTGAAAATATCCATCCAGAAGGCTTCTAAAATCGGGTAACCTGCTCTTTCATAGGGAAACCATAGTGGTAAATAGAAGTTTTTAAGGTAATTAGATAACCATTCTCTTGCAACATATCCTCCAAGAAGGTAATCAGACCCTGCTAAAAGTTTTCCTGTTATAAGAGGATCATAAAAATAAATAAGTGATAAGAGGGTATATATAAAAAACACCCTTATTTTTGAATTAAAAAATTTATTTAAATTTTTCATAGGTATCCGAGTCCTTTCAAATGTTCTTTTATAGATTCTTCTTCCTCCTCTTTCAGCTCTTTTACTTTATAAGGTTTATATTCTTTATCAAAAAATTTAATTTTTTCCCTTTCTACTTTTTTTTCAAATAGCTCCTCGCAAATTTTTCCATCCATATCTTTTATAAGGGGTTCGTGAAGAGCATAAAGAAAATTTGGAATTGCATCTAAAAGGGAAAGTTTTGGACCTTTAAAACCCTTTTTAAAAATCTCTCCTTTAAAAATATAAATTCCTTCAAGGTCTCCCATATGATGTCCTCTTATATCTGGTCTTTCCACTATTCTATCAAAGACCTTAGAAGTTAAATTTACATTAATTTTGTATGAAGGAGAAGTGGTATAAACAACTTCAGGCATAAAATCAAAATATGGTCCAAAAAAAATTTCATATTTTGTAAACGCTTTTAAAATGGGTTTTTTATTTACTTCTTCATCAGTAAGTTTCAGAAGTTCTTCTTTAAGTTCAAAGGCGAGCTTTCTTTTTTCCTCTTCATTTTTAAAAAATTTAGGGTTAAAATAAAGTCCAGCATACCAGTTGGCATAAACCTTTGTTTCTTCCCATTCAATTCTCTTTTTCATTTCCTCCCTTGCTATTTTGAATTTTAGTCTTTCAGGAACAAAATTTCTTACAAAACTCATATACTTTAGAGTAAAAACACCAGCCTCATATAAAAATCTTGAAAATTTTCCTCTTATTGTTTTTTTTCTTTTTAAAAGACCTTTTAATTCAAGCCATCTATTTATATAGAAATATCTTTCAGGTGCTTTATGAAATCCATGGTCAGACATTATAAGAATCACT contains the following coding sequences:
- the lptB gene encoding LPS export ABC transporter ATP-binding protein; this encodes MILKTEGLVKIYKRRRVVNNISIELKKGEIVGLLGPNGAGKTTTFYMISGVIKPNEGRVFIGDIDITDLPMYKRARMGIIYLPQEPSVFRKLSVFDNVYGILQMRGYKNSVAKEKTEEVLKKMGIFHLKDSKAYMLSGGERRRLEVARSLVLQPKFLLLDEPFTGIDPKTREEIQTIILSLKNEDIGVLITDHNVRETLEITDRAYIIYEGKVLISGKSEELVNNETVRKVYLGEKFKL
- a CDS encoding alkaline phosphatase family protein, which produces MRKKSLIIGLDGAPYHLFSKWFTEKKLLFTGKLIEEGVFGILETTIPPYTMIAWPCFYTGKNPAKIGPFLIKSEGFDPEAFSRSHFLSANEIKTWTIWEYLSELNYKVGVMNVPVTYPPKKVNGFLISDFLTPKGAIDYTYPPELKDELKDYKIKSELSTGFGFKDKYLDRAKIEKMFYDLLDRRIYYALKLLKEKNPDFFIIDFKEFDDFMHFFFDDENKVYEYFKKIDRAIEEMYKILKPEVILIMSDHGFHKAPERYFYINRWLELKGLLKRKKTIRGKFSRFLYEAGVFTLKYMSFVRNFVPERLKFKIAREEMKKRIEWEETKVYANWYAGLYFNPKFFKNEEEKRKLAFELKEELLKLTDEEVNKKPILKAFTKYEIFFGPYFDFMPEVVYTTSPSYKINVNLTSKVFDRIVERPDIRGHHMGDLEGIYIFKGEIFKKGFKGPKLSLLDAIPNFLYALHEPLIKDMDGKICEELFEKKVEREKIKFFDKEYKPYKVKELKEEEEESIKEHLKGLGYL
- the lptC gene encoding LPS export ABC transporter periplasmic protein LptC, which translates into the protein MDKKKTMAMGMDTSKILMIFFILFFSCSEENKKEEIKIDEDLEEIKKVKIIEYKEKDKLFELFSEDIVSKEKILKAKKLDIIIYDKGIKNVYIKADSGNYSEKGNVELKGNVKLFNYEGDTLWTSYLLYDFNEGIIKSDTECKLFQKGKYIRGKGFESKKPFKKIKIFGKVEGISK
- a CDS encoding lysophospholipid acyltransferase family protein, which gives rise to MTYGLLKFIKMKNKNEDFILKNTEVINFDILKNKIEKKRGVLGLTLHMGFWEIIPAYFSLKKIPVCVLASKVYTDFIDNFINSIRKNYGTEIVHPENTFSLVKKLKKGYAVGILMDQKQGSKRIKVDFFGKKVEAPSGPLEIAYKINPEVILMRCEIEKGKEIIYIEDFTLSYNLKYDLQNIYNKFEKWIRRKPWQWVWIHQRF
- a CDS encoding OstA-like protein, with translation MIIFLYILFSEINYSASEVWVEVYEKGRIINAKGNCTLKGENFEIKADSALLFESENLDSAYLYKNIKVESRKLNIFSDKVFYNFINSFAIFEKNVKIESDTYMIKTDKVFYSDLKDSAFADKKVSIKDKIRNIEIEGFKMVYLINKKKGKIDSLIGIKIFEKKDTVDIKGKRLLILNKTFLITENVNIISKDFNGFCDTLLWESDIIKLKGKKPELFARDSKLEGKNIEVFLENKRLKRILSKDKSFLKTVSEKKDTLYLYSDFLDISLDDSLRVEKVSGGKKIEGEIKR
- a CDS encoding YfhO family protein; this translates as MKNLNKFFNSKIRVFFIYTLLSLIYFYDPLITGKLLAGSDYLLGGYVAREWLSNYLKNFYLPLWFPYERAGYPILEAFWMDIFTPTGLLRFFLPTHIHFNFSFFFYTVLAGFGTYLFLKELKIKSLFAFIAGVFYSFSGILITNTSAGHLNRLVSSSLLPLVMYFLLLGVERKRLLFFILAGYFAGWQFLGGQFQFTYFSFFLYIPFFFFLLFTRKLKLIDKLKLTFYALIGIIFTILLYSPYILPVIQNLKALARGAGRGYEYAASWPLFPLETFDIIFINFTGFLETYWGPNFFRLNHYYIGLFPFMLFIFAFFSKDKKNLIFFFVIFLITLTFSWGNYFITHKIFYYIVPGISKFRGPSNIFFLTTFCLVTLSAIGLSYLSENFNDKRVKYFFLIFLILFILFLVFFSSLRNLFRDIINNYPLERGEINQKLFAFDKAMSLFVRNIYILIFELIFVYIIFYVIKINLEKEVLFLIFPLITFFEVFIFLRPKFLKSTELKEYIQKDEVINFLEKDKGFFRVFYLPNFYEHDNDGILTIYGIEDAGGYVGNPLKRYQDFIGAGESVMFNPQNLIKNRNLLNLINIKYIILPIFPMDTTILRGREKSIVKFLLDYTKDMELIFKGKKYYIFENKKDFGRFYLRNKFYVANSPEEALSLIIEKNYADSFAVIEKNFLPKNYRDFESTPVFLKSLEIIEKKPDLYRIKINISKNSILIFSMNYHKGWNAYIDGEKKEVFPLNYGFIGLLVPEGEHEIVFKFGSKFHYIGIFLNLLFTFLVVLLLALFIFKR
- the thpR gene encoding RNA 2',3'-cyclic phosphodiesterase produces the protein MNKLRLFFGIPLKEEIKEKIFEYLNKNKLLKKNYKWVQKENYHITLKFLGNVSEDLIEKLEKVGEEVASTFNIFSLYTYEFGGFPDIKKARVFFLSVKEVEKIERVFELLDNKLAHLNFERERRKYHPHITLARLREFESLPDLKPLELKLDIEGFSLYESILKREGPSYKILKYFPFRR
- a CDS encoding KpsF/GutQ family sugar-phosphate isomerase, translating into MVEKHNIISRAREVLKLEAKGIEKIVNLIGEEFVKAVELILNTKGKLIVSGLGKSGIVGKKIAATFTSTGTPALYLHPSESLHGDLGVVSKDDTAFFISKSGQTDELQILLPFFKRKNIPLIAMTANKDSELAKAADILLYIPIEKEACPYDLAPTVSTTVFLAVGDALAIVIMEQKKFKAEDFAALHPGGVIGKRFWLKVRDMMVKGKDVPIVYKDSPMKDVIIEMTQKRGITSVVDDDGKVIGVITDGDLRRLLEKSWEKIFSYKAYEVMTTNPKIISPDALAYTAAKKMEEYKITALIVVDEANKPIGVIHLHDLMKANVI